Sequence from the Catenuloplanes indicus genome:
GCACGCGGCCGACTCGTCCTCGGTCCTGGTCACCAACCCGGAGGGATTCCACCGCGTCGTCCTCCCGGCCGGCTGACCGTCGTCCTCCCGGCGCCGGCTGACCAGCGTGTGCCCGACGCCGGCTGACCGGCGTGCTCGCGCCGCCGGGTGGGGCGGTCAGCCGGCCGTGCGGCGGTCGCGGCGGCCGGCGAGCGGGATCAGCACGCCGATCGCGATCATCGCGGTGCCGCCCAGCCAGCTGAGCAGCACGTCCTCACTCAGCACCTCGTCGACCTTGCGGGCGGACCCGGGGTCACCCGGCAGATAGGACACCTCGACCCGCTCCCCGACGGTCGGCTCGAACGTCTCCTCCTCCGGGTCGGTGAACCGGTGCGTGGCACCGGCGGCGTCCTGGAACTCGTAGATCGTCCGCCACCGGGTGCCCTCGTCGTGGATGACCTGCACCTCGACGATTCGGCCGGGCGCGCGCAGACCGCCCTTGTGCGGCAGCCCC
This genomic interval carries:
- a CDS encoding DUF3592 domain-containing protein, giving the protein MTGEKRVGTGAIVFMVLGGLVFIGIGVAMFAQGLPHKGGLRAPGRIVEVQVIHDEGTRWRTIYEFQDAAGATHRFTDPEEETFEPTVGERVEVSYLPGDPGSARKVDEVLSEDVLLSWLGGTAMIAIGVLIPLAGRRDRRTAG